A section of the Halobacteriovorax sp. DA5 genome encodes:
- a CDS encoding Lrp/AsnC ligand binding domain-containing protein, translating to STIKGVEPFEYILRIETTDLVSYKTFHTEVLGTLPQVNSISTYVVLESPKDKRK from the coding sequence TCCACCATTAAGGGAGTAGAACCCTTTGAATACATTCTAAGAATTGAAACGACTGATCTTGTTTCATATAAAACATTTCACACAGAAGTTCTTGGAACACTTCCACAGGTAAATTCAATATCAACATACGTAGTGCTTGAGTCACCGAAAGATAAAAGAAAATAG